Part of the Myxococcaceae bacterium JPH2 genome, GAGGGCAGCCACGCGCGCACCGCCACGGTCGTCGCCACGCAGGAGGATCCGAGCCTCGTTCAGCTCGACATCGAGGTGGCTCGCTATCCCGAGCTGCGGCGCGCGCTGGAGACGCGGCAGCCCGTGTTGATTGAAGAGGCCCAGCGGGATCCTCTGATGGCCGAGGTGCGGACCTCGCTCTTGCCCCTGGGCGTGAAGTCCATCCTGGTGCAGCCGCTCATCTGTCAGGACGACTTGTTGGGCGCGCTCTTCCTGCGCGTGTCGCGGGTGGACGCGTCGTTTGGTCGGGACGAGCAGGAGTTCGCCCAGGCCGTGGCCGGAGTGCTGGCCAACTCCATCCGCAACGCGCGCCTGCACACCGCGGTGAAGAAGAAGCGCGAGGACCTGGAGCTGGCGTACGTCGAGCGCTATCGCGAACTCAACGAAGCCAACCGGCGCCTGAAGGAACTCAACCGGCTCAAGGATGAGATCATCGCCGTGTGCAGCCACGACCTGCGCGCGCCGCTGCAGGTGCTGCTGGGCCACGGCCGTTTGTTGCTCGAGGGCCCCCTGGAGCCCCAGCAGAAGCAGTCCGCCGAGGCGATGATTCGCCAGGGCCGCAAGATCCTCACGCTGGTCGAGTCGCTGCTGGAGAAGGGGAAGGGCGAGGCGGCGCGCTTGTCCATCGAGCCGCGCGTGCTGGACGTGGCGCAGCTGTGCCGCGACGCGGTGAGCGAGCTGGAGATCCTCGCGGCCGAGCGTGGCGTGTCGTTGCGCTCCGAGTGCCCGGACAGCCTCATGCTCATCGGCGATGAGATGAAGCTGCACGAGGTGCTCCAGAACCTCATCAGCAACGCCATCCAGCACGCGAGCGCCTCGGGCGAGGTGGTGGTGCGCACGCAGCGTCTGTCGCGTCCGGATGGCGACGCGGTGCGGGTGATGGTGTCCGACGACGGCGTGGGCATTCCGCCGGACGAGCTGCACCTCGTGTTCGACCGCTACCGCCACGGCCCGAAGGGGACGGGGCTGGGGCTCGCCATCTGCAAGGAGTTCGTCGAGCTGCACGGCGGAGAAATCTGGGCGGAGAGCCCGACCGAGGGCGGCTGCACGTTCGTCTTCACGCTGCCGCTGGCCCAGGAGGCGGCGCGCAACCCTCGGCCGCAGCCCGCGCCAAGCGCCGTGCCCGAGCAGCCGCGCGTGCTCGTGGTGGAGGACGAGCCGGAGATCGCCGCGGTGCTCACGGAGGTGCTGCGCTCCAAGTACCGCGTGGAGGTGGCGCGCGATGGCGCGGAGGGCCTGGCCAAGGCTCGCGCGACGCGGCCGGACCTGGTGGTGATGGACGTGTTCCTGCCGAAGCTGGACGGCCTGGACGCGGCCATGCACCTGAAGTCCTCCTCGGACACGGCGCACATCCCCGTCATCCTGTTGTCTGCCCACCAGGGCGTGGCCGACAAGGTCCGCGCGCTCAACCTGGGCGCGGTGGACTACATGAGCAAGCCGTTCAACGCGGTGGAGTTGCTCAGCCGCACCGAGCGCGCGCTCAAGCTGCGCCAGGGCGAGAAGGAGCAGCAGGAGAAGGCCTCCGCGCTGCAGAAGCGCACGGGGAGCGACCCCTCCACGGGCCTGCACGATCGACGCGGCCTCTTGCTGCGGCTGGAGCAGGAGGTGGCGCG contains:
- a CDS encoding response regulator, coding for MDLLAEQRGRVLVLAEKGPGAALLERLTASGYQCAAAEKATGLEEVVDQLQPEVVLLAVTAKRAAALLESVRKVDKLQRLPVLVDQGRTRSAGAFKELAVDDFVRGADELVPRLESALRAWRLREREERIRLRMGMLLEITQAATSSLELEEILRIAVEKVGRVTGTDRCSVVLVEGSHARTATVVATQEDPSLVQLDIEVARYPELRRALETRQPVLIEEAQRDPLMAEVRTSLLPLGVKSILVQPLICQDDLLGALFLRVSRVDASFGRDEQEFAQAVAGVLANSIRNARLHTAVKKKREDLELAYVERYRELNEANRRLKELNRLKDEIIAVCSHDLRAPLQVLLGHGRLLLEGPLEPQQKQSAEAMIRQGRKILTLVESLLEKGKGEAARLSIEPRVLDVAQLCRDAVSELEILAAERGVSLRSECPDSLMLIGDEMKLHEVLQNLISNAIQHASASGEVVVRTQRLSRPDGDAVRVMVSDDGVGIPPDELHLVFDRYRHGPKGTGLGLAICKEFVELHGGEIWAESPTEGGCTFVFTLPLAQEAARNPRPQPAPSAVPEQPRVLVVEDEPEIAAVLTEVLRSKYRVEVARDGAEGLAKARATRPDLVVMDVFLPKLDGLDAAMHLKSSSDTAHIPVILLSAHQGVADKVRALNLGAVDYMSKPFNAVELLSRTERALKLRQGEKEQQEKASALQKRTGSDPSTGLHDRRGLLLRLEQEVARSRRYHRALSLAVLRPDRLVDTLPSNMGDVMRKRVRHPDAIAHLGSGVFAVVLPECNAEAARTVIGRLLPDVEKVTSIEYRSAVADVSQDSDPVEKLLEKLGAPPLEVV